A window from Bacteroidales bacterium encodes these proteins:
- a CDS encoding DUF6130 family protein: protein MKKITLFFLSAFLLCFTGLKAQVIISQIYEGSSYNKFIEITNIGTSAVDLTSPQLTIKTYNNKAEIGANNPTYTRNLTGTLAPGQCLIIRHKDAASPAYAVSYTPGDTAMVANFNGQGSDATNTDIVTLNNGTTLLDVFAWGTFQYANKSYYRNLAITAPNSTWTLSEWTETTTAVVDGAATETIERLGYHGAVSTDPVISILYPADGSTVYTADIDVTFSLFNFIMNTDGHIHYTVDGGSVNEYTLTDPISITGLTNGAHKVVMTLVDNSHNPLTPNVADSTTFTVNLSGPTITPIYDIQYTTLPNGDSPLNDSVLTTTGIVTATHALGYFIQDGTDPWNGLYVYDNSHSPALGDSIVLTGLVSEYNNLTELKTITYFNTPATGKPLPTPVSLTTTTVKTEQYEGMLVNVIDAPCTYVHTSGWWEVIQNSDTLEIGNLIFGFPTAVVGSYYDVTGVVYFTWGDFVLEPRDINDITLHSSIEENTGNYFSIYPNPVSDVINIKTEKKINKITVINLLGEKVFEYNVTEQNSKIFVTNLQNGIYFLSFMNGNTIEGTRTFIKQ from the coding sequence ATGAAAAAAATTACTTTGTTTTTTTTATCTGCTTTTCTGCTTTGCTTCACAGGCCTGAAAGCACAAGTCATCATTTCCCAAATTTATGAAGGTTCTTCATATAACAAATTTATTGAAATTACCAATATCGGGACAAGCGCCGTGGACTTGACAAGCCCTCAGTTGACTATTAAGACTTATAACAACAAAGCTGAAATTGGCGCAAATAATCCGACTTATACAAGAAACCTGACGGGAACTCTTGCCCCGGGACAATGCTTAATTATAAGGCATAAAGATGCTGCCAGCCCCGCTTATGCGGTAAGTTATACCCCCGGAGACACTGCTATGGTAGCAAATTTCAACGGTCAGGGAAGCGATGCAACAAATACCGATATTGTAACATTAAACAATGGAACCACCCTGCTAGATGTTTTTGCCTGGGGCACTTTTCAGTATGCAAATAAATCTTATTATAGAAATTTAGCAATTACAGCACCAAATTCCACATGGACATTAAGCGAATGGACGGAAACCACAACGGCTGTTGTTGACGGAGCCGCCACAGAAACTATCGAGCGCTTAGGCTATCACGGGGCTGTTTCAACAGACCCTGTTATTTCCATTTTATATCCTGCTGACGGTTCAACTGTTTACACTGCTGATATTGATGTTACTTTTTCCTTATTTAATTTTATAATGAATACTGATGGACATATTCATTATACCGTTGATGGCGGAAGTGTCAATGAGTATACACTCACTGACCCGATTTCTATAACAGGACTTACAAACGGTGCTCACAAGGTGGTAATGACTTTGGTTGACAACAGCCACAACCCGCTCACCCCGAATGTTGCAGATAGTACTACCTTTACTGTTAACCTTTCGGGGCCAACCATCACACCTATTTATGATATTCAATACACCACCCTGCCTAACGGGGATTCCCCTCTCAATGACTCTGTATTAACGACTACAGGTATTGTTACAGCTACACATGCATTGGGATATTTTATTCAGGACGGCACCGACCCCTGGAACGGACTCTATGTTTACGACAATTCTCATTCTCCTGCTCTTGGCGACAGTATTGTATTAACAGGCTTAGTTTCAGAATATAACAACTTAACCGAGCTAAAAACTATTACATATTTTAATACTCCTGCAACCGGCAAGCCTTTGCCAACTCCAGTTTCACTAACAACCACAACGGTAAAAACCGAGCAATATGAAGGCATGCTTGTGAATGTGATAGACGCTCCCTGCACTTATGTGCACACATCGGGCTGGTGGGAAGTTATTCAAAATTCCGACACCCTTGAAATTGGAAATTTGATTTTCGGGTTCCCCACTGCTGTAGTTGGCAGCTACTATGATGTTACCGGGGTTGTTTATTTCACATGGGGTGATTTTGTTCTTGAACCAAGAGACATTAATGATATTACTTTACACAGCAGTATTGAAGAAAATACCGGCAATTATTTCAGCATATATCCCAATCCGGTTAGCGATGTCATCAACATCAAAACTGAAAAGAAAATCAATAAAATTACTGTTATCAATCTTCTGGGAGAAAAAGTTTTTGAATATAACGTAACTGAACAAAACTCCAAAATATTTGTAACAAACCTGCAAAACGGAATTTACTTCCTGAGTTTTATGAATGGCAATACTATAGAGGGAACCCGTACATTTATTAAACAATAA